The following coding sequences lie in one Fusarium poae strain DAOMC 252244 chromosome 1, whole genome shotgun sequence genomic window:
- a CDS encoding hypothetical protein (SECRETED:SignalP(1-22)~TransMembrane:3 (n3-13c18/19o34-52i203-219o248-270i)) has product MQTVLVLVSTAVLYAVYKHASGLRNNIEAAKKSGLPYIVAPCSPIFVPWILAHKGLIPIIKLLPEPLWEEWLEVLTPGFSYNTRHDAFARHGDVFIVVSPNMLFMMTCNAEAIRQITCRREHFPKYVETYEILRVFGDNILTSEGAIWRNHRKVTSASFNEKNAALVFQEAIHQAQGLVKMWMGSGGEDSGTINTLDQDTMRLALNIIAYVGFGLKLLWPGESLPAKANPKMAKYGSLEATAGHKMSFVTTIATALEFILLILLVPRWMLKTLPFKKSQLAAESHDEFSKYMHELMDEKIEEARKGEHVDGMDLMGQLVRSNYANRTGEGQQGPQFKKGALSRDEIQGNAFIMLVAGHETTAGALHFILLELANNPSSQRRLQRDIDEIFGGKEPNSWDYDTLINPMMASMLGACMNETLRMTPAVVEIPKKVPPKQEQVITIDGNSYLIPGSTIISLVAVSIHRNPRYWPGRPSQIHAGEDDINDWVPERWYRSNETTVKAAESDGATSENEDFGGYKGPDTSSQLFRPERGSYIPFSDGPRSCLGRRIAQVEIIAALAVLFRDYSLELGVDEWANDEEVEGMNKDERRNVYAKAQSTSRAKILGATSVLTLKMNDDYVPV; this is encoded by the exons ATGCAGACAGTTCTAGTCCTTGTTAGCACAGCTGTCTTGTACGCTGTGTATAAGCACGCTTCTGGACTACGAAATAATATTGAGGCGGCAAAAAAGAGCGGCTTGCCTTATATCGTTGCCC CTTGCTCACCGATCTTCGTCCCATGGATACTAGCTCATAAAGGATTGATTCCGATAATTAAACTACTCCCCGAACCACTGTGGGAAGAATGGCTAGA AGTTTTAACGCCTGGATTCTCATATAATACACGTCATGATGCCTTTGCGCGTCACGGAGACGTGTTTATCGTAGTCTCCCCAAACATGCTTTTTATGATGACCTGCAATGCCGAGGCTATTCGTCAGATTACGTGCCGGAGAGAGCACTTCCCAAAATATGTGGAAACATACGAGATCCTGCGAGTGTTTGGCGACAACATCCTAACATCAGAAGGCGCCATCTGGCGAAACCATAGAAAAGTGACCTCGGCTTCATTCAACGAGAAGAACGCTGCCCTTGTCTTCCAGGAAGCTATACACCAGGCACAAGGTTTAGTCAAGATGTGGATGGGATCAGGTGGCGAAGACAGTGGTACTATCAACACACTCGATCAGGATACGATGAGACTAGCTCTCAATATTATTGCTTATGTCGGGTTTGGCCTCAAATTACTGTGGCCTGGAGAGTCTTTGCCAGCAAAGGCCAATCCAAAGATGGCGAAGTATGGCTCGCTAGAAGCCACTGCAGGACACAAGATGAGTTTCGTGACCACAATTGCAACTGCTTTGGAGTTTATCCTGCTCATTTTGCTTGTTCCGCGATGGATGCTGA AAACACTGCCTTTTAAGAAGAGCCAGCTCGCAGCAGAGTCCCACGATGAGTTTAGCAAGTACATGCACGAGTTGATGGACGAGAAGATTGAGGAAGCTCGAAAAGGCGAGCATGTCGACGGTATGGACCTGATGGGTCAGCTGGTAAGATCCAATTACGCGAACCGTACGGGCGAAGGCCAGCAGGGCCCGCAATTCAAAAAGGGTGCACTGTCACGAGATGAAATCCAAGGAAATGCCTTCATAATGCTCGTTGCCGGACATGAGACTACCGCTGGGGCGTTGCACTTCATCCTTTTAGAACTGGCGAATAATCCATCATCGCAAAGGCGGTTGCAAAGGGATATCGACGAGATCTTCGGCGGGAAAGAACCAAACTCGTGGGATTATGATACGTTGATCAACCCGATGATGGCTAGCATGCTCGGCGCCTGCATGAACGAGACTCTCAGAATGACGCCTGCAGTCGTGGAAATACCAAAGAAAGTGCCCCCGAAACAAGAGCAGGTCATCACCATTGATGGTAACAGCTACTTGATCCCAGGGAGTACAATCATCTCCTTGGTTGCCGTATCGATTCATCGAAACCCACGATACTGGCCGGGGAGACCAAGTCAGATCCATGCTGGCGAGGATGACATCAATGACTGGGTACCTGAGAGATGGTACCGATCCAATGAGACTACGGTAAAGGCGGCAGAGTCAGATGGTGCTACCTCTGAGAACGAAGATTTTGGTGGGTACAAGGGCCCTGATACAAGCTCGCAGCTCTTTCGGCCAGAAAGGGGGTCATATATCCCCTTCAGTGACGGGCCCAGATCATGTCTCGGCCGCCGGATTGCGCAAGTGGAAATAATCGCCGCGCTTGCGGTGCTCTTCCGGGACTATAGTTTGGAGTTGGGGGTGGACGAGTGGGCAAACGATGAAGAGGTCGAGGGGATGAACAAAGACGAACGACGCAACGTGTATGCGAAAGCCCAATCTACAAGCCGGGCCAAGATATTGGGTGCGACTTCAGTGTTAACGCTTAAGATGAACGATGATTACGTGCCA GTATAG